The following proteins are co-located in the Argopecten irradians isolate NY chromosome 9, Ai_NY, whole genome shotgun sequence genome:
- the LOC138331597 gene encoding caprin-2-like: MGTRSKSWCDSSFGENSDVTDHVTPNIKTVLLVVSDLTRQIEELKKHRLNDYEKILTLESKCEKLADENVRLSKRVETLESRPRYDDHQIFTRPVLIRPVDDVRLEVGDLNEQEMLRVRDTKSDYFTDTESVHKQTNRSTTYDRTDDKTGDNEPTRRIVQSTRRQIRSSSPDVSLRVAASADVAFSAYLSRLVLEPGDDYSIKFDHVVTNTGNSYNPTTGAFTCPKSGTYVFTWSVGMTHTGYIYSLLMKNGVRVGWSATADNNYGSMGTQTAVLVLSEGDVITVKFGTHTASSGLWERVTSFNGFIIH; this comes from the exons ATGGGTACAAGGAGTAAATCCTGGTGTGACTCATCATTTGGAGAAAACAGTGACGTCACCGATCATGTGACTCCAAACATCAAAACCGTCCTTCTCGTTGTTTCAGACCTTACACGACAGATCGAGGAACTGAAAAAACATCGACTAAACGACTACGAGAAAATATTGACATTGGAATCAAAATGTGAGAAACTTGCAGATGAAAACGTCAGATTAAGTAAGAGGGTCGAAACCTTGGAGAGTCGTCCTCGTTATGACGATCATCAGATATTTACCAGACCTGTACTTATCCGTCCAGTTGATGACGTTCGGCTAGAAGTCGGGGATCTCAACGAACAGGAAATGCTTAGAGTTCGTGATACCAAGAGCGATTATTTTACAGACACGGAGTCGGTACATAAACAAACCAATAGATCAACTACATACGACCGAACTGACGACAAAACAGGAGACAATGAACCAACCAGACGTATTGTTCAGTCGACACGGAGACAAATCAGATCTTCATCACCAGACGTTTCTCTGCGTGTTGCag CATCTGCAGACGTGGCGTTTTCTGCCTATCTATCACGTTTAGTATTGGAGCCCGGAGATGACTATTCCATCAAATTTGACCATGTCGTTACGAATACTGGTAACAGTTATAACCCGACGACGGGAGCGTTCACTTGTCCAAAGTCTGGTACCTACGTATTCACGTGGAGTGTAGGGATGACACATACTgggtatatatattcattactGATGAAAAATGGTGTCCGTGTTGGCTGGTCCGCAACAGCAGATAATAACTACGGATCCATGGGAACACAAACAGCAGTTTTGGTACTGAGTGAGGGCGACGTCATCACCGTCAAGTTCGGTACCCACACAGCATCATCGGGACTGTGGGAACGTGTTACATCGTTTAATGGTTTCATCATACACTAG